AGGTACTAAAGTATAAGGACCATCCCGCTTTGCTGGCATGGGGCATCGGAAACGAACTAAACCTGCATTACACCAATCAAAAAGTGTGGGATGCCGTGAACGAGATTTCAGAAATGATCAAGGAGTTGGATCCCAATCATCTCACCACAACCATGTTGGCGGGAGCCAGGGCAAATGATGTCCGGGCTGTGGTTGAAAGTTGCCCTTCACTTGATTTTCTCAGTATTCAACTATATGGCAGCATTGTTAACCTTCCCGATTATATCGCCGAAAGCGGATACCAGGGCGCTTATGCCGTTACCGAATGGGGTGCAACAGGCCATTGGGAAGTTCCCCTCACGGCCTGGGGACAGCCCATCGAGGAAAACAGTCATGTAAAGGCAAAGGCTTACAAAGAACGTTATGAAAAAGTAATCGCCTCCGATGCATACCATTGCATAGGCTCAACGGTGTTCTTATGGGGCCAGAAACAGGAACGCACTCCCACATGGTACGGCATGTTCCTTGAAAGCGGCGAAAAAACCGAATCAGTGGATGTTATGCAGTATGTTTGGACCGGGGAATGGCCTGAAAATCGGGCGCCACAACTACAACAATTTCTGTTAAATGGCCAAACAGCTTACGACAATATTTATCTCACTGCTTCAGAGCAAATTGAAGCCAAAGTGTATGCTACCGATCCTGATGGCGACAATCTCACTTACCGTTGGGAGATGCTTGCCGAAGTACCTCGTGAAAATCATAGCGATGGAGGCGATTTTGAACCACGGCCTGAAACCATTTTTGGCCAGGATACTAAGGAAAATACAATCTCCATTACTGCACCTGCAACACCTAGCGAGTATCGCCTTTTTGTCTATGTTTTCGACGGGCACAATAACGCAGCAACGGCCAACATTCCTTTTTGTGTGAAGCCATAGGTTCAACTTAACAGCCATTAAGCACCTTCAATAAGCAGATATACAAGCATTTATTGCTTGTTTGATGTGCTTTTGATGTAGTATAAAAATCGTAATGCTGCAGCCTTGACGTATATGAAAATTTGGTTTAGCAGTAAATAGGTAGTTAGCTTTGCTATCGGGTTATTCGCAAGTTCGTTACAAAATTTGCCAGTGGTTTAATAAAGACACTGACAATAACGTAGAACCAGTATATAAGAAC
Above is a window of Bacteroidales bacterium DNA encoding:
- a CDS encoding DUF4434 domain-containing protein; amino-acid sequence: MKIEFKLLIFFISLTGLFACYNGEPGTTENAPVKVELIKESFGYQVYVDGEPFYINGAGSSGYNINSVASHGGNTIRTWSTGSDRFTGQQILDEAQTNGLMVLMGLDIAKERHGFDYDDKEAVKLQFETVKKEVLKYKDHPALLAWGIGNELNLHYTNQKVWDAVNEISEMIKELDPNHLTTTMLAGARANDVRAVVESCPSLDFLSIQLYGSIVNLPDYIAESGYQGAYAVTEWGATGHWEVPLTAWGQPIEENSHVKAKAYKERYEKVIASDAYHCIGSTVFLWGQKQERTPTWYGMFLESGEKTESVDVMQYVWTGEWPENRAPQLQQFLLNGQTAYDNIYLTASEQIEAKVYATDPDGDNLTYRWEMLAEVPRENHSDGGDFEPRPETIFGQDTKENTISITAPATPSEYRLFVYVFDGHNNAATANIPFCVKP